The following proteins are co-located in the Megalobrama amblycephala isolate DHTTF-2021 linkage group LG12, ASM1881202v1, whole genome shotgun sequence genome:
- the zgc:112962 gene encoding torsin-1A-interacting protein 1 isoform X34 yields the protein MASEGDFGLPQKSQPQTRMSENEKETQNVLHSEPESMKEVDKENDNNKPVKSEGAVDSSGNSAPKKEEKTQPRNDPQSEPKPETTEKVDEGNISKLEKTGEKTQPRNDPQSEPKPETTNKVDEGNISKLEKTGEKTQPRNDPQSEPKPETTEKVDEEKTQLRNDPQSEPKPETTEKVDEGNISKLEKTGAVDSSGNSAPKKEEKTQPRNDPQSEPKPETTEKVDEGNISKLEKTGEKTQPRNDPQSEPKPETTEKVDEGNISKLEKTGAVDSSGNSAPKKEEKTQPRNDPQSEPKPETTEKVDEEKTQPRNDPQSEPKPETTEKVDEGNISKLEKTGAVDSSGNSAPKKEEKTQPRNDPQSEPKPETTNKVDEEKTQLRNDPQSEPKPETTNKVDEEKTQPRNDPQSEPKPETTNKVDEEKTQPRNDPQSEPKPETTNKVDEGNISKLEKTGAVDSSGNSAPKKEEKTQPRNDPQSEPKPETTNKVDEGNISKLEKTGEKTQLRNDPQSEPKPETTNKVDEEKTQPRNDPQSEPKPETTEKVDEGNISKLEKTGEKTQPRNDPQSEPKPETTNKVDEGNISKLEKTGAVDSSGNSAPKKEEKTQPRNDPQSEPKPETTEKVDEEKTQPRNDPQSEPKPETTEKVDEDVGLSGDSSPDVGTKKEDEQLQHTATSELPQERQPQIRVGGNEKLLLIGVAVLLAAIFYAIFFHPKSTPPVPNEFNVVDVFNQEMEKLKTSFPNQRPELWRRSQIHLRRHLKTERPTEPVSLILTSGHRAERTLGCLARCLAQAFSTARNSSVLNINGKSKASQDSDQVKLDIDSELRKAFDGKTFAAVIHRFEELPPGSTLIFYRYCDHENAAYKNVFLAFTVMLDAEVEVPSDVGLGRVEEMVQEHVKQKFVSSDKLATFNEMDVDKLSGLWSRISHLILPVAAEETIEQQGCGDCDKSF from the exons ATGGCAAGCGAAGGCGACTTtg GACTTCCACAAAAAAGCCAACCACAGACCAGAATGTCAGAGAATGAGA AGGAGACACAGAACGTCCTTCACTCTGAACCTGAATCTATGAAAGAAGTAGATAAAGagaatgataataataaacctgTGAAGAGTGAAGGAG CTGTTGACTCGTCTGGTAATTCTGCACCTAAAAAGGAAG AAAAGACTCAGCCCAGGAACGATCCACAATCTGAACCTAAACCTGAAACTACAGAAAAAGTGGATGAAGGTAACATCAGTAAACTTGAGAAGACAGGAG AGAAGACTCAGCCCAGGAACGATCCACAATCTGAACCTAAACCTGAAACTACAAATAAAGTGGATGAAGGTAACATCAGTAAACTTGAGAAGACAggag AGAAGACTCAGCCCAGGAACGATCCACAATCTGAACCTAAACCTGAAACTACAGAAAAAGTGGATGAAG AGAAGACTCAGCTCAGGAACGATCCACAATCTGAACCTAAACCTGAAACTACAGAAAAAGTGGATGAAGGTAACATCAGTAAACTTGAGAAGACAGGAG CTGTTGACTCGTCTGGTAATTCTGCACCTAAAAAGGAAG AGAAGACTCAGCCCAGGAACGATCCACAATCTGAACCGAAACCTGAAACTACAGAAAAAGTGGATGAAGGTAACATCAGTAAACTTGAGAAGACAGGAG AGAAGACTCAGCCCAGGAACGATCCACAATCTGAACCGAAACCTGAAACTACAGAAAAAGTGGATGAAGGTAACATCAGTAAACTTGAGAAGACAGGAG CTGTTGACTCGTCTGGTAATTCTGCACCTAAAAAGGAAG AGAAGACTCAGCCCAGGAACGATCCACAATCTGAACCTAAACCTGAAACTACAGAAAAAGTGGATGAAG AGAAGACTCAGCCCAGGAACGATCCACAATCTGAACCGAAACCTGAAACTACAGAAAAAGTGGATGAAGGTAACATCAGTAAACTTGAGAAGACAGGAG CTGTTGACTCGTCTGGTAATTCTGCACCTAAAAAGGAAG AGAAGACTCAGCCCAGGAACGATCCACAATCTGAACCTAAACCTGAAACTACAAATAAAGTGGATGAAG AGAAGACTCAGCTCAGGAACGATCCACAATCTGAACCTAAACCTGAAACTACAAATAAAGTGGATGAAG AGAAGACTCAGCCCAGGAACGATCCACAATCTGAACCTAAACCTGAAACTACAAATAAAGTGGATGAAG AGAAGACTCAGCCCAGGAACGATCCACAATCTGAACCTAAACCTGAAACTACAAATAAAGTGGATGAAGGTAACATCAGTAAACTTGAGAAGAcaggag CTGTTGACTCGTCTGGTAATTCTGCACCTAAAAAGGAAG AGAAGACTCAGCCCAGGAACGATCCACAATCTGAACCTAAACCTGAAACTACAAATAAAGTGGATGAAGGTAACATCAGTAAACTTGAGAAGAcaggag AGAAGACTCAGCTCAGGAACGATCCACAATCTGAACCTAAACCTGAAACTACAAATAAAGTGGATGAAG AGAAGACTCAGCCCAGGAACGATCCACAATCTGAACCGAAACCTGAAACTACAGAAAAAGTGGATGAAGGTAACATCAGTAAACTTGAGAAGACAggag AGAAGACTCAGCCCAGGAACGATCCACAATCTGAACCTAAACCTGAAACTACAAATAAAGTGGATGAAGGTAACATCAGTAAACTTGAGAAGACAGGAG CTGTTGACTCGTCTGGTAATTCTGCACCTAAAAAGGAAG AGAAGACTCAGCCCAGGAACGATCCACAATCTGAACCTAAACCTGAAACTACAGAAAAAGTGGATGAAG AGAAGACTCAGCCCAGGAACGATCCACAATCTGAACCTAAACCTGAAACTACAGAAAAAGTGGATGAAG ATGTTGGCTTGTCTGGTGATTCTTCTCCAGATGTTGGAACTAAAAAAGAGGATG AGCAACTACAACATACCGCCACTTCTGAACTTCCACAAGAAAGACAACCACAGATCAGAGTGGGAGGGAATGAGA AACTGTTATTGATTGGTGTTGCTGTCCTACTTGCAGCTATCttttatgctattttttttCATCCTAAATCAACTCCACCTGTACCAAATGAGTTTAATGTGGTGGATGTGTTCAATCAGGAAATGGAAAAACTTAAGACTAGCTTTCCAAATCAGCGGCCAGAACTCTGGAGGAGGAGTCAGATTCATCTCAGACGCCACCTGAAAACTGAGCGTCCCACAGAACCTGTCAGCCTTATTCTTACGTCTGGTCACAGGGCTGAAAGGACACTTGGTTGTTTGGCTCGATGCTTGGCTCAAGCTTTTTCCACTGCCCGTAACTCTTCAGTTCTAAACATCAATGGAAAAAGTAAAGCATCACAAGACAGTGATCAGGTCAAGCTGGACATTGATAGTGAGTTGAGAAAAGCCTTTGATGGTAAAACATTTGCTGCAGTAATCCACCGATTTGAGGAGCTCCCTCCTGGATCCACTCTCATCTTTTACCGTTACTGTGACCATGAGAATGCGGCTTATAAGAACGTCTTCCTGGCCTTTACTGTAATGCTTGATGCAGAAGTGGAAGTGCCATCCGATGTCGGTCTAGGGAGAGTTGAGGAGATGGTTCAAGAGCACGTAAAACAGAAGTTTGTCTCCTCAGACAAGTTAGCTACGTTTAATGAAATGGATGTGGACAAACTGAGTGGACTGTGGAGCAGAATTTCACATCTCATCTTGCCAGTGGCTGCAGAAGAGACAATTGAACAACAGGGCTGTGGGGACTGTGACAAATCATTTTGA
- the zgc:112962 gene encoding torsin-1A-interacting protein 1 isoform X21 has product MASEGDFGLPQKSQPQTRMSENEKETQNVLHSEPESMKEVDKENDNNKPVKSEGAVDSSGNSAPKKEEKTQPRNDPQSEPKPETTEKVDEGNISKLEKTGEKTQPRNDPQSEPKPETTNKVDEGNISKLEKTGEKTQPRNDPQSEPKPETTEKVDEEKTQLRNDPQSEPKPETTEKVDEGNISKLEKTGAVDSSGNSAPKKEEKTQPRNDPQSEPKPETTEKVDEGNISKLEKTGEKTQPRNDPQSEPKPETTEKVDEGNISKLEKTGAVDSSGNSAPKKEEKTQPRNDPQSEPKPETTEKVDEEKTQPRNDPQSEPKPETTEKVDEGNISKLEKTGAVDSSGNSAPKKEEKTQPRNDPQSEPKPETTNKVDEEKTQLRNDPQSEPKPETTNKVDEEKTQPRNDPQSEPKPETTNKVDEAVDSSGNSAPKKEEKTQPRNDPQSEPKPETTNKVDEGNISKLEKTGAVDSSGNSAPKKEEKTQPRNDPQSEPKPETTNKVDEGNISKLEKTGEKTQLRNDPQSEPKPETTNKVDEEKTQPRNDPQSEPKPETTEKVDEGNISKLEKTGEKTQPRNDPQSEPKPETTNKVDEGNISKLEKTGAVDSSGNSAPKKEEKTQPRNDPQSEPKPETTEKVDEEKTQPRNDPQSEPKPETTEKVDEDVGLSGDSSPDVGTKKEDEQLQHTATSELPQERQPQIRVGGNEKLLLIGVAVLLAAIFYAIFFHPKSTPPVPNEFNVVDVFNQEMEKLKTSFPNQRPELWRRSQIHLRRHLKTERPTEPVSLILTSGHRAERTLGCLARCLAQAFSTARNSSVLNINGKSKASQDSDQVKLDIDSELRKAFDGKTFAAVIHRFEELPPGSTLIFYRYCDHENAAYKNVFLAFTVMLDAEVEVPSDVGLGRVEEMVQEHVKQKFVSSDKLATFNEMDVDKLSGLWSRISHLILPVAAEETIEQQGCGDCDKSF; this is encoded by the exons ATGGCAAGCGAAGGCGACTTtg GACTTCCACAAAAAAGCCAACCACAGACCAGAATGTCAGAGAATGAGA AGGAGACACAGAACGTCCTTCACTCTGAACCTGAATCTATGAAAGAAGTAGATAAAGagaatgataataataaacctgTGAAGAGTGAAGGAG CTGTTGACTCGTCTGGTAATTCTGCACCTAAAAAGGAAG AAAAGACTCAGCCCAGGAACGATCCACAATCTGAACCTAAACCTGAAACTACAGAAAAAGTGGATGAAGGTAACATCAGTAAACTTGAGAAGACAGGAG AGAAGACTCAGCCCAGGAACGATCCACAATCTGAACCTAAACCTGAAACTACAAATAAAGTGGATGAAGGTAACATCAGTAAACTTGAGAAGACAggag AGAAGACTCAGCCCAGGAACGATCCACAATCTGAACCTAAACCTGAAACTACAGAAAAAGTGGATGAAG AGAAGACTCAGCTCAGGAACGATCCACAATCTGAACCTAAACCTGAAACTACAGAAAAAGTGGATGAAGGTAACATCAGTAAACTTGAGAAGACAGGAG CTGTTGACTCGTCTGGTAATTCTGCACCTAAAAAGGAAG AGAAGACTCAGCCCAGGAACGATCCACAATCTGAACCGAAACCTGAAACTACAGAAAAAGTGGATGAAGGTAACATCAGTAAACTTGAGAAGACAGGAG AGAAGACTCAGCCCAGGAACGATCCACAATCTGAACCGAAACCTGAAACTACAGAAAAAGTGGATGAAGGTAACATCAGTAAACTTGAGAAGACAGGAG CTGTTGACTCGTCTGGTAATTCTGCACCTAAAAAGGAAG AGAAGACTCAGCCCAGGAACGATCCACAATCTGAACCTAAACCTGAAACTACAGAAAAAGTGGATGAAG AGAAGACTCAGCCCAGGAACGATCCACAATCTGAACCGAAACCTGAAACTACAGAAAAAGTGGATGAAGGTAACATCAGTAAACTTGAGAAGACAGGAG CTGTTGACTCGTCTGGTAATTCTGCACCTAAAAAGGAAG AGAAGACTCAGCCCAGGAACGATCCACAATCTGAACCTAAACCTGAAACTACAAATAAAGTGGATGAAG AGAAGACTCAGCTCAGGAACGATCCACAATCTGAACCTAAACCTGAAACTACAAATAAAGTGGATGAAG AGAAGACTCAGCCCAGGAACGATCCACAATCTGAACCTAAACCTGAAACTACAAATAAAGTGGATGAAG CTGTTGACTCGTCTGGTAATTCTGCACCTAAAAAGGAAG AGAAGACTCAGCCCAGGAACGATCCACAATCTGAACCTAAACCTGAAACTACAAATAAAGTGGATGAAGGTAACATCAGTAAACTTGAGAAGAcaggag CTGTTGACTCGTCTGGTAATTCTGCACCTAAAAAGGAAG AGAAGACTCAGCCCAGGAACGATCCACAATCTGAACCTAAACCTGAAACTACAAATAAAGTGGATGAAGGTAACATCAGTAAACTTGAGAAGAcaggag AGAAGACTCAGCTCAGGAACGATCCACAATCTGAACCTAAACCTGAAACTACAAATAAAGTGGATGAAG AGAAGACTCAGCCCAGGAACGATCCACAATCTGAACCGAAACCTGAAACTACAGAAAAAGTGGATGAAGGTAACATCAGTAAACTTGAGAAGACAggag AGAAGACTCAGCCCAGGAACGATCCACAATCTGAACCTAAACCTGAAACTACAAATAAAGTGGATGAAGGTAACATCAGTAAACTTGAGAAGACAGGAG CTGTTGACTCGTCTGGTAATTCTGCACCTAAAAAGGAAG AGAAGACTCAGCCCAGGAACGATCCACAATCTGAACCTAAACCTGAAACTACAGAAAAAGTGGATGAAG AGAAGACTCAGCCCAGGAACGATCCACAATCTGAACCTAAACCTGAAACTACAGAAAAAGTGGATGAAG ATGTTGGCTTGTCTGGTGATTCTTCTCCAGATGTTGGAACTAAAAAAGAGGATG AGCAACTACAACATACCGCCACTTCTGAACTTCCACAAGAAAGACAACCACAGATCAGAGTGGGAGGGAATGAGA AACTGTTATTGATTGGTGTTGCTGTCCTACTTGCAGCTATCttttatgctattttttttCATCCTAAATCAACTCCACCTGTACCAAATGAGTTTAATGTGGTGGATGTGTTCAATCAGGAAATGGAAAAACTTAAGACTAGCTTTCCAAATCAGCGGCCAGAACTCTGGAGGAGGAGTCAGATTCATCTCAGACGCCACCTGAAAACTGAGCGTCCCACAGAACCTGTCAGCCTTATTCTTACGTCTGGTCACAGGGCTGAAAGGACACTTGGTTGTTTGGCTCGATGCTTGGCTCAAGCTTTTTCCACTGCCCGTAACTCTTCAGTTCTAAACATCAATGGAAAAAGTAAAGCATCACAAGACAGTGATCAGGTCAAGCTGGACATTGATAGTGAGTTGAGAAAAGCCTTTGATGGTAAAACATTTGCTGCAGTAATCCACCGATTTGAGGAGCTCCCTCCTGGATCCACTCTCATCTTTTACCGTTACTGTGACCATGAGAATGCGGCTTATAAGAACGTCTTCCTGGCCTTTACTGTAATGCTTGATGCAGAAGTGGAAGTGCCATCCGATGTCGGTCTAGGGAGAGTTGAGGAGATGGTTCAAGAGCACGTAAAACAGAAGTTTGTCTCCTCAGACAAGTTAGCTACGTTTAATGAAATGGATGTGGACAAACTGAGTGGACTGTGGAGCAGAATTTCACATCTCATCTTGCCAGTGGCTGCAGAAGAGACAATTGAACAACAGGGCTGTGGGGACTGTGACAAATCATTTTGA
- the zgc:112962 gene encoding proteoglycan 4 isoform X8 codes for MASEGDFGLPQKSQPQTRMSENEKETQNVLHSEPESMKEVDKENDNNKPVKSEGAVDSSGNSAPKKEEKTQPRNDPQSEPKPETTEKVDEGNISKLEKTGEKTQPRNDPQSEPKPETTNKVDEGNISKLEKTGEKTQPRNDPQSEPKPETTEKVDEEKTQLRNDPQSEPKPETTEKVDEGNISKLEKTGAVDSSGNSAPKKEEKTQPRNDPQSEPKPETTEKVDEGNISKLEKTGEKTQPRNDPQSEPKPETTEKVDEGNISKLEKTGAVDSSGNSAPKKEEKTQPRNDPQSEPKPETTEKVDEEKTQPRNDPQSEPKPETTEKVDEGNISKLEKTGAVDSSGNSAPKKEEKTQPRNDPQSEPKPETTNKVDEEKTQLRNDPQSEPKPETTNKVDEEKTQPRNDPQSEPKPETTNKVDEGNISKLEKTGAVDSSGNSAPKKEEKTQPRNDPQSEPKPETTNKVDEGNISKLEKTGAVDSSGNSAPKKEEKTQPRNDPQSEPKPETTNKVDEGNISKLEKTGEKTQLRNDPQSEPKPETTNKVDEEKTQPRNDPQSEPKPETTEKVDEGNISKLEKTGEKTQPRNDPQSEPKPETTNKVDEGNISKLEKTGAVDSSGNSAPKKEEKTQPRNDPQSEPKPETTEKVDEEKTQPRNDPQSEPKPETTEKVDEDVGLSGDSSPDVGTKKEDEQLQHTATSELPQERQPQIRVGGNEKLLLIGVAVLLAAIFYAIFFHPKSTPPVPNEFNVVDVFNQEMEKLKTSFPNQRPELWRRSQIHLRRHLKTERPTEPVSLILTSGHRAERTLGCLARCLAQAFSTARNSSVLNINGKSKASQDSDQVKLDIDSELRKAFDGKTFAAVIHRFEELPPGSTLIFYRYCDHENAAYKNVFLAFTVMLDAEVEVPSDVGLGRVEEMVQEHVKQKFVSSDKLATFNEMDVDKLSGLWSRISHLILPVAAEETIEQQGCGDCDKSF; via the exons ATGGCAAGCGAAGGCGACTTtg GACTTCCACAAAAAAGCCAACCACAGACCAGAATGTCAGAGAATGAGA AGGAGACACAGAACGTCCTTCACTCTGAACCTGAATCTATGAAAGAAGTAGATAAAGagaatgataataataaacctgTGAAGAGTGAAGGAG CTGTTGACTCGTCTGGTAATTCTGCACCTAAAAAGGAAG AAAAGACTCAGCCCAGGAACGATCCACAATCTGAACCTAAACCTGAAACTACAGAAAAAGTGGATGAAGGTAACATCAGTAAACTTGAGAAGACAGGAG AGAAGACTCAGCCCAGGAACGATCCACAATCTGAACCTAAACCTGAAACTACAAATAAAGTGGATGAAGGTAACATCAGTAAACTTGAGAAGACAggag AGAAGACTCAGCCCAGGAACGATCCACAATCTGAACCTAAACCTGAAACTACAGAAAAAGTGGATGAAG AGAAGACTCAGCTCAGGAACGATCCACAATCTGAACCTAAACCTGAAACTACAGAAAAAGTGGATGAAGGTAACATCAGTAAACTTGAGAAGACAGGAG CTGTTGACTCGTCTGGTAATTCTGCACCTAAAAAGGAAG AGAAGACTCAGCCCAGGAACGATCCACAATCTGAACCGAAACCTGAAACTACAGAAAAAGTGGATGAAGGTAACATCAGTAAACTTGAGAAGACAGGAG AGAAGACTCAGCCCAGGAACGATCCACAATCTGAACCGAAACCTGAAACTACAGAAAAAGTGGATGAAGGTAACATCAGTAAACTTGAGAAGACAGGAG CTGTTGACTCGTCTGGTAATTCTGCACCTAAAAAGGAAG AGAAGACTCAGCCCAGGAACGATCCACAATCTGAACCTAAACCTGAAACTACAGAAAAAGTGGATGAAG AGAAGACTCAGCCCAGGAACGATCCACAATCTGAACCGAAACCTGAAACTACAGAAAAAGTGGATGAAGGTAACATCAGTAAACTTGAGAAGACAGGAG CTGTTGACTCGTCTGGTAATTCTGCACCTAAAAAGGAAG AGAAGACTCAGCCCAGGAACGATCCACAATCTGAACCTAAACCTGAAACTACAAATAAAGTGGATGAAG AGAAGACTCAGCTCAGGAACGATCCACAATCTGAACCTAAACCTGAAACTACAAATAAAGTGGATGAAG AGAAGACTCAGCCCAGGAACGATCCACAATCTGAACCTAAACCTGAAACTACAAATAAAGTGGATGAAGGTAACATCAGTAAACTTGAGAAGACAGGAG CTGTTGACTCGTCTGGTAATTCTGCACCTAAAAAGGAAG AGAAGACTCAGCCCAGGAACGATCCACAATCTGAACCTAAACCTGAAACTACAAATAAAGTGGATGAAGGTAACATCAGTAAACTTGAGAAGAcaggag CTGTTGACTCGTCTGGTAATTCTGCACCTAAAAAGGAAG AGAAGACTCAGCCCAGGAACGATCCACAATCTGAACCTAAACCTGAAACTACAAATAAAGTGGATGAAGGTAACATCAGTAAACTTGAGAAGAcaggag AGAAGACTCAGCTCAGGAACGATCCACAATCTGAACCTAAACCTGAAACTACAAATAAAGTGGATGAAG AGAAGACTCAGCCCAGGAACGATCCACAATCTGAACCGAAACCTGAAACTACAGAAAAAGTGGATGAAGGTAACATCAGTAAACTTGAGAAGACAggag AGAAGACTCAGCCCAGGAACGATCCACAATCTGAACCTAAACCTGAAACTACAAATAAAGTGGATGAAGGTAACATCAGTAAACTTGAGAAGACAGGAG CTGTTGACTCGTCTGGTAATTCTGCACCTAAAAAGGAAG AGAAGACTCAGCCCAGGAACGATCCACAATCTGAACCTAAACCTGAAACTACAGAAAAAGTGGATGAAG AGAAGACTCAGCCCAGGAACGATCCACAATCTGAACCTAAACCTGAAACTACAGAAAAAGTGGATGAAG ATGTTGGCTTGTCTGGTGATTCTTCTCCAGATGTTGGAACTAAAAAAGAGGATG AGCAACTACAACATACCGCCACTTCTGAACTTCCACAAGAAAGACAACCACAGATCAGAGTGGGAGGGAATGAGA AACTGTTATTGATTGGTGTTGCTGTCCTACTTGCAGCTATCttttatgctattttttttCATCCTAAATCAACTCCACCTGTACCAAATGAGTTTAATGTGGTGGATGTGTTCAATCAGGAAATGGAAAAACTTAAGACTAGCTTTCCAAATCAGCGGCCAGAACTCTGGAGGAGGAGTCAGATTCATCTCAGACGCCACCTGAAAACTGAGCGTCCCACAGAACCTGTCAGCCTTATTCTTACGTCTGGTCACAGGGCTGAAAGGACACTTGGTTGTTTGGCTCGATGCTTGGCTCAAGCTTTTTCCACTGCCCGTAACTCTTCAGTTCTAAACATCAATGGAAAAAGTAAAGCATCACAAGACAGTGATCAGGTCAAGCTGGACATTGATAGTGAGTTGAGAAAAGCCTTTGATGGTAAAACATTTGCTGCAGTAATCCACCGATTTGAGGAGCTCCCTCCTGGATCCACTCTCATCTTTTACCGTTACTGTGACCATGAGAATGCGGCTTATAAGAACGTCTTCCTGGCCTTTACTGTAATGCTTGATGCAGAAGTGGAAGTGCCATCCGATGTCGGTCTAGGGAGAGTTGAGGAGATGGTTCAAGAGCACGTAAAACAGAAGTTTGTCTCCTCAGACAAGTTAGCTACGTTTAATGAAATGGATGTGGACAAACTGAGTGGACTGTGGAGCAGAATTTCACATCTCATCTTGCCAGTGGCTGCAGAAGAGACAATTGAACAACAGGGCTGTGGGGACTGTGACAAATCATTTTGA